A region of Paenibacillus sp. JNUCC-31 DNA encodes the following proteins:
- a CDS encoding deoxyribonuclease IV: MLKIGSHVSFSDKGLLSATKEAASYGSSSFMIYTGAPQNTRRKPIESMFIEEGKLAMQEGGMEDIVVHAPYIINLGSYKENTYELAVSFLQEEIRRTHAIGVKNIVLHPGAFTDKDAHYGIGRIAEGLNEVLDGVKETDVNIALETMAGKGTEMGRSFEEIAQIMEKVTHNERLTVCMDTCHIHDAGYDIVNDLDGVLEQFDRTVGLDRIAVMHINDSKNPVGSHKDRHTPIGSGWIGFEAINRIVHHEALQGRPFILETPWIGKEAKTQRPMYEAEIALLRGDVAGRFGPEFLTEVEQLHHFFKGKEIESRSYVLDVWTLLKNDAKAKKADPREPLERLYDLVAEAALFQHLSEEQLNHRLIAWLAGKELLVQA; this comes from the coding sequence TTTATGATATATACGGGTGCACCGCAAAATACCCGTCGCAAGCCTATTGAGTCCATGTTTATTGAGGAAGGCAAACTTGCCATGCAAGAAGGCGGGATGGAAGATATCGTTGTCCATGCGCCATACATTATTAACCTCGGTTCCTACAAAGAAAACACGTATGAGCTGGCCGTAAGTTTCCTTCAGGAAGAGATTCGCCGTACACATGCGATTGGTGTCAAAAATATCGTGCTGCATCCGGGCGCATTTACGGACAAGGATGCTCACTATGGCATCGGACGTATCGCTGAAGGATTGAATGAAGTGTTGGACGGTGTAAAAGAGACGGATGTTAATATCGCTCTGGAAACGATGGCCGGTAAAGGAACTGAAATGGGCCGCAGCTTCGAAGAGATCGCTCAGATCATGGAGAAAGTTACACACAATGAACGACTTACGGTATGTATGGACACATGTCACATTCATGACGCAGGTTATGATATCGTAAACGACCTGGATGGTGTTCTTGAACAATTTGATCGTACGGTAGGGCTTGACCGCATTGCCGTAATGCATATTAATGATAGTAAGAACCCTGTGGGCTCACATAAGGACCGTCATACACCGATTGGCTCCGGCTGGATTGGTTTCGAGGCGATTAACCGTATCGTGCATCACGAGGCCCTTCAGGGACGTCCGTTTATTTTGGAAACGCCTTGGATTGGGAAAGAGGCCAAAACGCAGCGTCCAATGTATGAAGCAGAGATCGCATTGCTTCGCGGGGATGTCGCTGGTCGATTCGGTCCGGAATTCCTGACAGAAGTGGAACAATTGCATCATTTCTTCAAAGGAAAAGAGATTGAGTCCCGTTCGTATGTTCTGGATGTTTGGACATTGCTCAAAAATGATGCCAAAGCCAAAAAAGCCGACCCGCGTGAACCGTTGGAACGTCTGTATGACCTCGTGGCTGAAGCTGCACTATTCCAGCATTTGAGTGAAGAACAACTGAATCATCGTTTGATCGCCTGGCTAGCAGGAAAAGAACTGCTGGTTCAGGCCTAG
- the purU gene encoding formyltetrahydrofolate deformylase → MEIHAKQARPDVKNRADRARMLISCPDGPGIVAAVSHFLHQHGANIVQSDQYTMDPAGGMFFMRIEFDLPQLSVNLPKLEADFAEVAGRFKMDWSLSAVSRKKRLAIFVSKEDHCLVELLWQWQAGDLDADIALVVSNHLDMKDYVESFGIPYHHIPVTADTKKDAEQRQLDVIGDDIDVIILARYMQIISPMFIEHFRNRIINIHHSFLPAFVGGKPYAQAYNRGVKIIGATAHYVTEELDGGPIIEQDVQRVSHGDDVSELKRIGRTIERVVLARAVKWHVEDRVLVHENKTVVF, encoded by the coding sequence ATGGAGATTCACGCTAAACAAGCACGTCCTGATGTTAAAAACCGCGCCGATCGGGCGCGGATGCTCATTTCCTGTCCGGATGGACCCGGAATTGTTGCTGCAGTATCGCATTTCCTGCACCAGCATGGTGCAAACATTGTACAGTCGGATCAGTACACCATGGACCCGGCTGGCGGCATGTTTTTCATGCGGATTGAATTCGATCTTCCGCAATTATCCGTGAACCTGCCTAAACTGGAAGCGGATTTTGCAGAAGTCGCAGGTCGTTTCAAAATGGATTGGAGTCTTTCTGCGGTTAGCCGCAAAAAGAGACTCGCCATCTTTGTATCCAAGGAAGATCACTGTCTGGTCGAGCTGTTATGGCAATGGCAGGCTGGTGACCTGGATGCAGATATCGCGCTTGTCGTGAGCAATCATCTGGACATGAAGGATTATGTGGAATCATTTGGTATTCCTTATCATCATATTCCGGTTACAGCAGATACGAAGAAGGATGCGGAACAACGTCAGCTTGACGTCATTGGCGATGATATCGATGTGATTATCCTTGCACGTTACATGCAAATTATCTCCCCGATGTTTATTGAGCATTTCCGCAACCGGATCATTAACATTCATCATTCGTTCCTGCCTGCCTTTGTTGGTGGTAAGCCGTATGCCCAAGCGTACAACCGCGGTGTGAAAATTATCGGTGCGACAGCTCACTATGTTACGGAAGAACTGGATGGCGGACCGATCATTGAGCAGGATGTACAGCGTGTAAGCCACGGGGATGATGTAAGTGAACTTAAACGGATTGGACGTACCATTGAGCGTGTAGTTCTTGCCCGTGCTGTCAAATGGCATGTCGAGGATCGTGTTCTGGTTCATGAAAATAAAACAGTTGTATTTTAA